Proteins encoded within one genomic window of bacterium:
- the lipA gene encoding lipoyl synthase — translation MPDNQNLKRLPRAFKQSLVRNPAQALVNQVLSECRLETVCREARCPNRNQCFASGTATFLIMGGSCTRGCRFCAVGKGGAMPLDPGEPQRLAQAVKKLGLKYAVITSVTRDDLEDGGAGHFAETVKALRRENPGILTEILTSDFDGRESSWRQAAEIRPEVFNHNLETVPRLYPLARPQAVYRLSLDLISYAARAGLVAKSGLMVGLGEEVAEIKQVMVDLKQAGCRILTVGQYLAPSQEHLPVARFWEESEYQELKTYGEQILGLDAVVAGPAVRSSYLAYQTYQSITNFKQEAPA, via the coding sequence ATGCCGGATAACCAAAATTTAAAAAGACTGCCCCGGGCCTTCAAGCAAAGCCTGGTGCGGAACCCCGCCCAGGCCCTGGTCAACCAGGTGCTGTCTGAATGCAGGCTGGAGACGGTCTGCCGCGAGGCCCGCTGCCCCAACCGCAACCAGTGTTTTGCTTCGGGCACCGCCACCTTTCTGATCATGGGCGGGAGCTGCACCCGGGGCTGCCGCTTTTGCGCGGTGGGCAAGGGCGGCGCAATGCCCCTGGACCCGGGGGAACCCCAAAGGCTGGCCCAGGCGGTGAAAAAACTGGGGCTGAAATATGCGGTGATCACCTCGGTCACCCGGGACGACCTGGAGGACGGCGGGGCCGGGCATTTTGCCGAAACCGTCAAAGCCCTGCGCCGGGAGAACCCCGGGATCCTGACCGAGATCCTGACCTCCGACTTCGACGGCCGGGAAAGTTCCTGGCGGCAGGCGGCGGAGATCAGGCCCGAGGTGTTCAATCACAACCTGGAAACAGTCCCCCGGCTTTACCCCCTGGCCCGTCCCCAGGCCGTTTACCGGCTGTCGCTGGACCTGATCAGCTACGCTGCCCGGGCCGGGCTGGTGGCCAAGTCCGGACTGATGGTGGGGCTGGGCGAGGAAGTGGCTGAGATCAAGCAGGTGATGGTTGATCTTAAGCAAGCCGGCTGCCGGATCCTGACCGTGGGCCAGTACCTGGCCCCGTCCCAGGAACATCTGCCGGTGGCAAGGTTCTGGGAGGAATCCGAATATCAGGAGCTCAAAACTTACGGGGAACAAATACTGGGACTGGACGCGGTCGTGGCCGGGCCCGCCGTGCGCAGTTCCTATCTGGCATATCAAACTTATCAGTCCATAACCAACTTTAAACAGGAGGCACCGGCATGA
- the raiA gene encoding ribosome-associated translation inhibitor RaiA codes for MKINITARHFEGLTEGLKKEVQSRLEHLEHFFPRILEARAILSEEKKRMIAEITIHLPAGKRLVAKEEGTDMRQALDFAVKKIETQVKKVKERKEHKGRGLKGQ; via the coding sequence ATGAAGATCAACATCACCGCCCGCCATTTTGAAGGCCTGACCGAAGGCCTGAAAAAAGAGGTCCAGTCCCGGCTGGAGCATCTGGAGCATTTCTTCCCCCGGATCCTGGAAGCCCGGGCCATTTTAAGCGAAGAGAAAAAGCGGATGATCGCCGAGATCACCATCCATCTGCCGGCCGGCAAGCGTCTGGTGGCCAAGGAAGAGGGCACGGACATGCGCCAGGCCCTGGATTTTGCGGTGAAGAAGATAGAGACCCAGGTCAAGAAAGTGAAAGAGCGCAAGGAGCACAAGGGCCGGGGGCTTAAGGGGCAGTAG
- the rpoN gene encoding RNA polymerase factor sigma-54: MSAMGPGLRQELRQMLAPEMLQLLKLLQLPTLELQQLVRQELEINPLLDEVMEETQEEIQETEGLNSLDSFQKTSNEEEPEPSDRPDQLDWDNYLQEGLDSGYYPANKDKSEEDSQPYVVTQQSFQDYILSQLRISLDNPRDLEIGNYLIGNLNDDGYLTMGTDEVAAALNHSQDEVERVLDLVQNFDPPGVAARNLKECLLIQLNHLGYRDSLAWKMVDQHLDDMERRRYPAIAKALKVTEEEVAEAREIISALSPKPGAGLGSDETRYIFPDILIEKHEGEYVIIINDRVVPRVRVTPDYKKILQRSKTAKPEERDYVVKRLEAARFIVRMIEQRRRTVQKIMLAIVDRQRDFLDHGLRQFRPLTMKQVADDIGMHESTVSRAVHNKYALTPHGMFAVRYFFGGGMSTTQGQDSVKAIKDKVLEMIKNEDPKSPLTDQDITDALAKAGLKIARRTIAKYRQEGNIQPASIRKNP, from the coding sequence ATGAGCGCCATGGGTCCGGGACTGAGGCAGGAACTGCGCCAGATGCTGGCGCCGGAGATGCTGCAGCTGTTGAAACTGCTGCAGCTGCCGACGCTGGAGCTTCAGCAATTGGTGCGCCAGGAACTGGAGATCAACCCCCTGCTGGACGAGGTGATGGAGGAGACCCAGGAAGAGATCCAGGAAACGGAAGGTTTGAACTCGCTGGATTCCTTCCAAAAGACCTCCAACGAAGAAGAACCGGAACCGTCCGACCGCCCCGACCAGCTTGATTGGGATAATTACCTGCAGGAGGGTTTGGACAGCGGCTATTATCCGGCCAACAAGGACAAGTCCGAGGAGGACTCCCAGCCCTACGTGGTCACCCAGCAGAGCTTTCAGGATTACATCCTGTCCCAGCTCCGGATCTCATTAGACAATCCCCGGGACCTGGAGATCGGAAATTACCTGATCGGGAACCTCAACGACGACGGTTACCTGACCATGGGCACGGACGAGGTGGCCGCCGCCCTGAACCATTCACAGGACGAGGTGGAAAGGGTGCTGGACCTGGTCCAGAATTTTGACCCTCCCGGGGTGGCCGCCCGGAACCTGAAGGAATGCCTGCTGATCCAGCTCAACCATCTGGGCTACAGGGACAGTCTGGCCTGGAAGATGGTGGACCAGCATCTGGACGACATGGAGCGCCGCCGATATCCGGCCATCGCCAAGGCCCTGAAGGTGACAGAGGAGGAGGTGGCGGAGGCCCGGGAGATCATCTCGGCCCTTTCGCCCAAGCCCGGGGCCGGGCTGGGCAGCGATGAGACCCGCTACATCTTCCCGGACATCCTGATAGAAAAGCACGAAGGCGAATATGTGATCATCATCAACGACCGGGTGGTGCCCCGGGTGCGGGTGACCCCGGATTACAAGAAGATCCTGCAGCGTTCCAAGACAGCCAAGCCCGAGGAGCGGGATTACGTGGTCAAGCGGCTGGAGGCCGCCCGGTTCATAGTTAGGATGATAGAGCAGCGCCGCCGCACCGTCCAGAAGATAATGCTGGCCATAGTGGACCGCCAGCGGGACTTTTTGGACCACGGCCTGCGCCAGTTCAGGCCCTTGACCATGAAACAGGTGGCCGACGACATCGGAATGCACGAGTCCACGGTCAGCCGGGCGGTCCACAACAAATACGCACTGACCCCCCACGGGATGTTCGCGGTCAGATACTTTTTCGGCGGCGGGATGAGCACCACCCAGGGCCAGGACTCGGTCAAGGCCATCAAGGACAAAGTGCTGGAGATGATCAAGAACGAAGACCCCAAATCGCCGCTGACCGACCAGGACATCACCGACGCTTTGGCCAAGGCGGGACTGAAGATCGCCCGGAGGACCATCGCCAAATACCGCCAGGAGGGGAACATCCAGCCGGCCAGCATCCGGAAGAACCCCTGA
- the hprK gene encoding HPr(Ser) kinase/phosphatase — translation MKEISVQEVLNDRQEFLHLEVLTGTTGLERKIIIADTNRPGLALSGYMGYFLWERVQIIGITETGYLETLKPDKRIEAIKRITSFELPCIIISKGLAAHPELVATCLERRIPLLRTGLDTTDFIHKLSSYIDNKLAPTTTVHGTLVDVYGLGLLYTGDSGIGKSECALDLVERGHRLVADDVVEIKKRGQSVLVGYGNKLLRHNMEIRGIGIIDLATIFGIRAVRMRKRIEVEIRLKRWSDDEDYERVGLDEKPTTILGVEIPLVTVPVVPGKNISVISEVIAMNQLLKACGYRTPEEFNNRLLESMQKKFEAAKFEEDDLE, via the coding sequence ATGAAGGAGATATCGGTACAGGAGGTGCTGAACGACCGGCAGGAGTTCCTGCATCTGGAAGTGCTGACCGGCACGACCGGACTGGAGCGCAAGATCATTATCGCTGACACCAACCGCCCGGGGCTGGCCCTTTCCGGCTACATGGGGTATTTTCTGTGGGAGCGGGTCCAGATAATCGGGATCACCGAGACCGGCTACCTGGAGACCCTGAAACCGGACAAGCGCATCGAAGCCATCAAACGGATCACTTCCTTTGAACTTCCCTGCATCATCATCTCCAAGGGACTGGCCGCCCATCCCGAGCTGGTGGCCACCTGCCTGGAACGCAGGATCCCCCTGCTGCGCACCGGGCTGGACACCACCGACTTCATCCACAAGCTTTCCTCCTACATCGACAACAAGCTGGCCCCCACCACCACCGTCCACGGAACTTTGGTGGATGTCTACGGCCTGGGCCTGCTGTACACCGGCGACTCCGGCATCGGCAAGAGCGAATGCGCCCTGGACCTGGTGGAGCGGGGGCACCGGCTGGTGGCCGACGACGTGGTGGAGATCAAGAAACGCGGCCAGAGCGTGCTGGTGGGCTACGGCAACAAGCTGCTGAGGCACAACATGGAGATCCGGGGGATCGGGATCATAGACCTGGCCACCATCTTCGGCATCAGGGCGGTGCGGATGCGCAAGCGGATAGAGGTGGAGATACGGCTGAAGCGCTGGAGCGACGACGAGGATTACGAGCGGGTGGGCCTGGACGAAAAGCCCACCACCATCCTGGGGGTGGAGATCCCGCTGGTGACGGTGCCGGTGGTGCCGGGCAAGAACATCAGCGTGATTTCCGAAGTGATAGCCATGAACCAACTGCTGAAGGCCTGCGGATACCGGACCCCGGAGGAATTCAACAACCGTCTGCTGGAGTCCATGCAGAAGAAGTTCGAGGCCGCCAAGTT
- the lptC gene encoding LPS export ABC transporter periplasmic protein LptC: protein MKKTYIYTALVLVLLTGCKKEQASQPAAEPDFPPSQTIQGFKLTETQAGLRVWVLVAEQANTFNDQHLVEMFKLKIDFYRKTGDSISANLTADSGKINTDSRNMETRRNVVLTTKDGMKLLTDYLDWSNQDRRFTTESKVRLEKDGDWLEGEGMSASPDLKEIELKRNVRGKKELLTGLEGIQ from the coding sequence GAAGGAACAGGCCTCCCAGCCGGCGGCCGAGCCTGATTTTCCGCCGTCCCAGACCATCCAGGGATTCAAGCTGACCGAGACCCAGGCCGGCCTGCGGGTCTGGGTGCTGGTGGCCGAACAGGCCAACACCTTCAACGACCAGCATCTGGTGGAGATGTTCAAACTGAAGATCGATTTTTACCGCAAGACCGGGGACTCCATCAGCGCCAACCTGACCGCCGATTCCGGCAAGATCAACACCGACAGCCGCAACATGGAGACCCGCCGGAACGTGGTGCTGACCACCAAGGACGGGATGAAACTTCTGACCGATTACCTGGATTGGAGCAACCAGGACCGGCGCTTTACCACCGAGTCCAAGGTCCGGCTGGAGAAGGACGGCGACTGGCTGGAAGGCGAGGGCATGAGCGCCAGCCCCGACCTGAAGGAGATCGAGCTCAAGCGCAACGTCCGGGGCAAGAAGGAACTGCTGACCGGGCTGGAGGGGATCCAGTGA
- a CDS encoding LptA/OstA family protein produces MSFSVLLLLAGLGAAPQPLADTTQPYVLSADNMKIQQLGQDKITWLYGQVEIIHGSTILKGDTARISTLTEKASVWGRVTIYDKTVKITGRRADYLKSTGRASVFGRPRLNDAGWDLTADSLAYSRPLAKSYAYGQVEMIDSSQHNKLYGDYGEYWHDQGYGFVIGRARMESYDKKNRTKKSVITSNKMEVFQASGLAVATDSVRFAQDSLWAACGKMTYFKTAGRMMLEQDPSVWRRDALISGRLMELDLRGDTLRNAWVRDSAVVRQFTEASPDTDIITCDSLKADFAQGQMSYVHAWGRVWCQYHRRQKENSSGRNLAQGQEMEFFMSQGKTQRILMNKKAKGAYHSREDVK; encoded by the coding sequence GTGAGCTTCTCAGTCCTGCTGCTTTTGGCCGGACTGGGGGCGGCTCCCCAGCCGCTGGCCGACACCACCCAGCCCTACGTGCTTTCGGCCGACAACATGAAGATCCAGCAGCTGGGCCAGGACAAGATCACCTGGCTCTATGGCCAGGTGGAGATCATCCACGGCTCCACGATACTGAAGGGCGACACCGCCCGCATCTCCACCCTTACCGAGAAAGCCTCGGTCTGGGGCAGGGTCACCATCTACGACAAGACGGTGAAGATCACCGGCCGCCGGGCCGACTACCTGAAATCCACCGGCCGGGCCAGCGTCTTCGGGCGGCCCCGGCTTAACGACGCCGGCTGGGACCTGACGGCCGACTCCCTGGCCTACTCCCGGCCCCTGGCCAAAAGCTATGCCTACGGGCAGGTGGAGATGATAGACTCCTCCCAGCACAACAAGCTTTACGGCGATTACGGCGAATACTGGCACGACCAGGGCTACGGGTTCGTCATAGGCCGGGCCAGGATGGAATCCTACGACAAAAAGAACCGCACCAAAAAAAGCGTGATCACATCCAACAAAATGGAGGTCTTCCAGGCCAGCGGCCTGGCGGTGGCCACCGACAGCGTCAGGTTCGCCCAGGACAGCCTGTGGGCCGCCTGCGGCAAGATGACCTATTTCAAGACCGCCGGGCGGATGATGCTGGAGCAGGATCCCTCGGTCTGGCGACGGGACGCCCTGATCAGCGGCCGGCTGATGGAGCTGGACCTGAGGGGCGACACCCTGCGCAATGCCTGGGTGCGTGACTCGGCCGTGGTCCGCCAGTTCACCGAAGCCAGCCCCGACACCGACATCATCACCTGCGACAGCCTGAAGGCCGATTTTGCCCAGGGCCAGATGTCCTACGTCCATGCCTGGGGACGGGTGTGGTGCCAGTACCACCGGAGGCAGAAGGAAAACAGCAGCGGCCGGAACCTGGCCCAGGGACAGGAGATGGAATTCTTCATGAGCCAGGGCAAGACCCAGAGGATACTGATGAACAAAAAAGCCAAAGGCGCCTATCACTCCAGGGAGGATGTAAAATGA